One window of Plasmodium berghei ANKA genome assembly, chromosome: 5 genomic DNA carries:
- a CDS encoding tryptophan-rich antigen — protein sequence MEQIIEGANETPNQIVDFYNNTLVQRKRNTLFFIRLFVIFLRITQIFIAAYALYYIINQEKKKCSRNNDDENSDENDDDDGDQSSDSDLEEYDEEQTIQWKNKEWKKWMNTLEDDWMAFNLEINDEKNKWIEQKEVEWNSFLDELENKWNHYNEKFDAEFSTNILENYSNWDDNHWINWMKTNGIHFIYIEWKTWVLESHNKFYDVFVDKWIKWKKNKILSWSMLDWKREESRKWRDYEKNTWFKFICYFDNKKYNEFITRTKNERNQWNNWVKIKDDKFIENVLNEYLIWKDDKHILYKQWVKNFVNNWINQKKWNAWIEEQNIAHS from the exons ATGGAACAAATCATAGAAGGTGCAAATGAAACACCCAATCAAATAGTGGATTTCTATAACAATACTCTTGTTCAAAGAAAGAGGAatactttatttttcatcaGGTTATtcgtaatttttttaaggaTTACGCAAATTTTTATAGCAGCGTATGCTTTATACTACATAATTAATCAg gaaaaaaagaaatgttCTCGTAATAACGATGATGAAAATAGCGACgaaaatgatgatgatGACGGCGATCAATCATCTGATTCAGATTTAGAAGAATACGATGAAGAACAAACAATAcaatggaaaaataaagaatggAAAAAATGGATGAATACTTTGGAAGATGATTGGATGGCTTTTAATTTAGAAAttaatgatgaaaaaaataagtggATTGAACAAAAAGAAGTAGAATGGAATTCATTTTTAGATgaattagaaaataaatggaaTCATTATAACGAAAAATTTGATGCCGAATTTAGTACTAATATCCTAGAAAATTATTCTAATTGGGATGATAATCATTGGATCAATTGGATGAAAACAAATGgaattcattttatttatatagaaTGGAAAACATGGGTTCTAGAAAGccataataaattttatgatgTGTTTGTAGATAAATGGATTAAATggaagaaaaataaaatcttATCATGGTCCATGCTTGATTGGAAACGTGAAGAATCACGAAAATGGCGtgattatgaaaaaaatacatggttcaaatttatttgcTACTTtgataacaaaaaatataatgaatttataaccagaacaaaaaatgaacgAAACCAATGGAATAATTGGGTCAAAATTAAGGACGACaaatttattgaaaatgtattaaatgaatatttaatttggAAAGATGATAAACATATCTTGTATAAACAATGggtaaaaaattttgttaataattggataaatcaaaaaaaatggaatgcTTGGATTGAGGAGCAAAACATAGCTCattcataa
- a CDS encoding early transcribed membrane protein, which translates to MKLAKALYFVAFLLAIKVLTPGSNNYVEAKPANSKKVTKSGDNAFIKKIKNNKAAFISTLAATVALAIATTFGVMHYQNNGNDKKKPSGLDGKTPLIIPRKKTPSASDNDSVPPS; encoded by the coding sequence atgaaACTAGCAAAagcattatattttgttgcCTTTTTATTGGCCATAAAAGTGTTAACCCCAGGATCTAATAATTATGTTGAAGCTAAACCCgcaaattcaaaaaaagtAACTAAAAGTGGTGATAAtgcatttattaaaaaaattaaaaataacaaagcTGCATTTATATCTACATTGGCTGCAACAGTAGCATTAGCAATTGCTACTACATTTGGTGTAATgcattatcaaaataatggaaatgataaaaaaaaaccaTCGGGACTAGATGGAAAAACACCCTTAATCATTCCACGCAAAAAAACACCCTCAGCATCAGATAATGACAGTGTACCACCATCATAA
- a CDS encoding BIR protein — translation MSLCELPPEELRQIFQKYLDELYRLFYYYINISLIYAISHASDEKDVKYYIPYYEKFSQKYNEIAQKCNLYKCSPYCKELYNLGNEYYNARNEFLLRNRIYINKLPTLFKIPPCFKSNNNNEHLECENTKYLKQENNSNDKIFNSRVLFSFIYILIPFFLLIIYKFTSFELWMNSIFRTEIALSDKIEENIQEEKNIMEKGTDEGNKENQVTEKNGKDKKNEEHPESNNNK, via the exons atgtcatTGTGTGAATTACCACCAGAAGAATTGAGACAAATATTCCAGAAATATTTAGATGAACTATATCgtctattttattattatataaatatatcattaatttATGCAATATCCCATGCAAGTGATGAAAAGgatgtaaaatattatataccatattatgaaaaattttcacaaaaatataatgaaatagCACAAAAATGTAATCTTTATAAATGCAGCCCATATTGTaaagaattatataatttgggAAACGAATATTATAATGCTCGGAATGAATTTCTTCTACGTaatagaatatatataaataaattaccAACATTATTCAAAATACCACCATGTTTTAAAtccaataataataatgaacaTTTGGAATGTGAAAATACGAAATATTTGAAACaggaaaataattcaaatgataaaatatttaactcacgagttttattttcatttatatatatacttattccatttttcttattaataatttataag TTTACATCCTTTGAGCTTTGGATGAATTCTATATTTAGAACTGAGATCGCACTTTCAGACAAaatagaagaaaatattcaagaggaaaaaaatattatggaAAAAGGCACCGATGAAGGAAATAAGGAAAATCAAGTGacagaaaaaaatggaaaagataaaaaaaatgaagagcATCCAGAGtcaaataataacaaataa